The Arcanobacterium pinnipediorum genome includes a region encoding these proteins:
- the prfB gene encoding peptide chain release factor 2 has product MATDYLAEIEELRQSFSQIEAVTDVTALEAQIADLTEKSGAPDLWDNPEQAQAVTSKLSHAQSEIEQVAKMRQRIADLDTLYQMAVEETQTDPQMGAELLAEVDGELERVRADLSELEIKTLLSGEYDERDAVVTIRSGAGGVDAADWAQMLQRMYLRWAERRGYATKVLDTSYAEEAGIKSTTFEVSAPYAYGTLTVEAGTHRLVRISPFDNQGRRQTSFAAVEVIPLIETTDHIDIPDSELKIDVFRSSGPGGQSVNTTDSAVRMTHIPTGIVVSMQDEKSQIQNRAAALRVLQSRLLLRRREEEAAMKKELAGDVKGAWGDQMRSYVLHPYQMVKDLRTGHEVGNADAVFDGDIDGFIAAGIRWRHGQMHDDAQ; this is encoded by the coding sequence GTGGCAACTGATTATTTAGCTGAAATTGAAGAACTCCGCCAATCTTTTTCACAGATTGAGGCGGTAACGGACGTGACTGCGCTCGAAGCGCAGATCGCTGATCTGACGGAGAAATCAGGTGCGCCTGATTTGTGGGATAACCCAGAACAAGCCCAGGCGGTAACATCTAAACTTTCTCATGCTCAATCAGAAATTGAGCAGGTGGCGAAGATGCGCCAGCGTATCGCAGATCTTGATACGCTCTATCAGATGGCGGTTGAAGAGACGCAAACAGACCCGCAGATGGGTGCAGAGCTCCTCGCAGAAGTCGATGGTGAGCTGGAGCGAGTTCGAGCAGATCTATCAGAACTTGAAATCAAGACCTTGCTCTCTGGAGAATACGACGAGCGCGATGCAGTTGTTACTATTCGTTCCGGTGCCGGAGGAGTCGATGCAGCTGATTGGGCTCAGATGCTCCAACGAATGTATCTGCGTTGGGCAGAGCGACGCGGATATGCCACCAAAGTTTTGGATACCTCCTATGCTGAAGAAGCCGGAATAAAATCCACGACCTTTGAAGTTTCAGCTCCGTATGCCTACGGGACGTTAACAGTTGAAGCTGGAACACATCGTCTTGTGCGTATTTCACCATTCGATAACCAAGGTCGGCGCCAAACCTCCTTCGCCGCAGTGGAAGTTATTCCGTTGATTGAAACAACCGATCATATCGATATTCCAGATAGCGAGCTGAAAATTGATGTTTTCCGCTCCTCAGGACCTGGTGGCCAGTCGGTTAACACCACCGATTCTGCCGTGCGGATGACCCACATTCCAACTGGCATTGTCGTATCTATGCAAGATGAAAAGTCTCAGATTCAAAACCGGGCAGCAGCCTTGCGTGTTTTGCAATCGCGCTTGTTGCTACGTCGTCGTGAAGAAGAAGCAGCGATGAAGAAAGAACTTGCCGGCGATGTCAAGGGTGCGTGGGGAGACCAGATGCGCTCCTACGTGTTACACCCTTACCAAATGGTCAAAGATCTGCGCACAGGTCACGAGGTAGGCAATGCCGATGCGGTCTTCGACGGCGATATTGACGGCTTCATTGCTGCAGGTATTCGGTGGCGTCACGGCCAAATGCATGATGATGCGCAATAA
- a CDS encoding type II secretion system F family protein — MISTVILGMVCGCGVFLILIGLFTARKSLSVRILSHVATRTHRPRSRSSFERFTALIMGVIEKLGSTRASVAKRLMVLGNESVEDFRLTQLQWGGGGLIVGVLVGLSLVSRGYPPVIVIVVALLCALGGALWLDSRLSAQVKKTSQLYTRQLPDVIELIALAVSSGEPVRPAIERVVRLGSGPLIDQFATTLSHVHAGLSLSEALGELAIRTDNRNIARFTDSLISAMEQGGGLAQTLHHQARDARDASRRELLEAGGKAEISMMVPVVFLILPITVLFTIFPALHQLKFT, encoded by the coding sequence ATGATCAGTACTGTTATTCTCGGCATGGTGTGTGGGTGTGGAGTATTCCTTATCCTCATCGGCCTATTTACTGCCCGTAAATCCTTATCGGTTCGCATCCTAAGCCACGTCGCTACCCGTACACATCGCCCGCGCTCGCGAAGTAGTTTTGAGCGCTTCACGGCGTTGATAATGGGTGTGATTGAGAAGTTAGGCTCAACGCGAGCATCAGTTGCTAAACGGCTCATGGTTCTGGGCAATGAAAGCGTTGAAGATTTTCGGCTCACCCAACTCCAATGGGGCGGTGGTGGGCTCATTGTGGGTGTTTTAGTGGGATTATCCCTAGTTTCACGAGGATATCCGCCAGTAATAGTCATTGTTGTAGCGTTGCTGTGTGCGCTAGGTGGGGCGCTATGGTTAGACTCACGATTAAGTGCCCAAGTCAAGAAAACCTCACAACTTTACACCCGCCAATTGCCTGATGTTATCGAGCTTATTGCGTTAGCGGTCAGTTCGGGTGAACCAGTTCGCCCAGCGATCGAACGCGTTGTGCGGCTAGGCAGTGGCCCGTTGATCGATCAATTCGCTACCACGCTATCGCATGTTCATGCTGGGCTTTCGCTAAGCGAAGCTTTGGGGGAACTCGCGATTCGAACTGATAACCGAAATATTGCTCGGTTTACAGATTCGTTGATTTCTGCGATGGAACAAGGCGGAGGTTTAGCTCAAACTTTGCATCATCAAGCCCGCGATGCTCGCGATGCCTCGCGCCGAGAATTGCTCGAAGCCGGTGGCAAAGCTGAAATCTCGATGATGGTTCCGGTTGTGTTTCTTATTTTGCCCATCACTGTGCTATTCACAATTTTCCCTGCGCTTCATCAACTGAAGTTTACGTAG